The following coding sequences lie in one Fretibacterium sp. OH1220_COT-178 genomic window:
- a CDS encoding sulfurtransferase TusA family protein, whose product MSERITVNASGLSCPQPVMETKKALSGLESGCVEVLVDTATSRDNVARFAENKGWRVRKEPRDGGYRVVLER is encoded by the coding sequence TGAGCGAGCGCATTACGGTGAACGCCTCCGGGCTCTCCTGTCCGCAGCCCGTGATGGAGACGAAAAAGGCGCTGTCCGGCCTGGAGTCGGGCTGTGTCGAGGTTCTGGTGGACACGGCGACCTCGCGCGACAACGTCGCCCGGTTCGCGGAGAACAAGGGCTGGCGCGTGAGGAAGGAGCCGCGCGACGGAGGGTACCGGGTCGTTCTGGAGCGCTGA